The Arachis hypogaea cultivar Tifrunner chromosome 14, arahy.Tifrunner.gnm2.J5K5, whole genome shotgun sequence DNA window CAGCTTATCAACTTCATTCCAGTCACCAGCATAAAAATGAACGTCTATCTTGTCACAATTTGTCAAGTTTGATGACAGTGGATGAGACTTATtggaaagatttgaatttaaattgggAATGGTGAGGCAACGTAGAACCTCAGCATTGAAGTCTTGAAAATGTACAGCAGCTGCCCCCTTAAGCAACCAGAAGAAATACATTATTATGTTTTCTGAATTAAAGGACTCTGATGCAGTGCAAGTTAATCATAGACTCACCTCAAACAATGCAAAGATTCCAGGCAGTCCATGACCACATCCAAGCTGAAAATACAATACAGAAACTGAGAGAGAGTAGGATAGCTTACACCAAAAGATATGCCTTATGCATGTCTTATTAATTAACTTCTATAAAAACTATAGATTTCTGAGAGAAAACCAGACTAGGCTCAAATGATCAGGTTGTCAAGTTCGCAGTTCCTAAGAACGGACAAGGGAGCTAGGAACGTAAAGCATAGGATCATAACACAAATGCTTCTACCTATTCATACACAGTAATATATATCAGTATATATGTActtatgcaaaataaaaaaaaactgtgaTATATCTAAATATATTTCATATATTTGTTTCAAAATTATTATTCATGTGAGTTTGTATTCTTTTTTACCAAAAACAAGTTAGCCATAtatcaaaacaaaacaaacaacaaacatgcagaaaaacaataaaattctgAACGGGGAAGAAAAACACCAGATTGCAAAAATACATCTAGGAAGACGAACAGAACAGTAAGAACTGAAGGACAGCAAAGCAAGGTCATCTTCCTCATGGGTCCCCGTTGCACCTCAGCCATTAGGATCGTCACAGATCCCATCAATTATACTCCATCCTGCCACGGTGTCACCACCCCGGTTAAGTTGCATCCCGAGACACGTGGCAAGTTGCAGCTCCAACAACATCAAGCACCAATCAGTTCAAacttgctctctctctctctctctcttgcagcAGCAAGTAGGTACTGTGGTTCATTAAGGTAAAATTGGGGATTTGATACATTTAGATTGGGGAAAGGCCAGCAGGCTGGGGTTTTGTGCTCCCTACCCTGGCCGAACAtccaaaaatgaatgaaaaatccAGAGTAAGTGTTGAGAACTGTGTTCTACATGTGATTTTGACAACCATGCAAAATATTGTGTATGCCAGGAAGAAAGGGGTGATTGGTCCAAGGCCAAAGGCTGAGAAATGAGATAAAGAAAGGAGTCCATTACTAGCTCACAAGGAGTGTGAAGGTATTGACTGTATATGAAGGAAGGGTATATGCAGCACTGAGGGAGAGGGAATTAGTTAGACTGCCAGTCAGTGAGTTACATTTCCAAAACAAATTAGCATAAATATTTTCATATATCTATTTTATGTTACTTTGTTTTCTACTCTGAGTCTCTGATCTCATTGTGGCAATGTGTAATATACACCACAGTATTtgatttaagcacaattcaagtgTCTTCAATTGATAGATTTTCGGAAAAGTAAATTTTATGGGATAGGATTTAGACCTTTGACCTCTATTTAGTGTAAATATCATAATCTTTCTAGAGAAATTTCCCTCTCCGATATTTTAAAGAATTGGAAACTTATGCTTTTTAGTTATCTTTTCCTTTTGTTTGTTTTCTACTCCTCTTGTAAACAGGATGTGGTATATCCCCTAGTCCCGTAATCTTGCATTAAAAAAATTCGTTCGCTTCACTTATAACCCTACCACTAAACACAACAACACTAACAATGATTGTGTTGAAGGAATAGAAGCAATGTATTCCAAGTACTACAAAAGATGTATGCCGCAATGATATTTTACAATAACATTCAGTGCAGAATCAAGACAACTAAATTCATAAAGGGGGAAGCCCACCTCTAACACTCGCTTGCCGCCAAACGAGATAAGCCCACTTTTGATATCACAACGAAGGGCTTTAATCAGATCAAGCGAACCTTCCCACAGCTTCAAACCCCCTAGAATCCACAGCCAAACATTTTTGGTAACCAAAGTGAACAAACACCGAAACTGCTTTATTAGCCAAACATGAAGATCAAGCaagaaaaaataaacagaaatgcAAGGAACAAAATGTCACTACCTTCATATTTGCCAGGAACTAAGTCAGAGTTAGATAAACCAAAAACTTGTTGGGTATTCACTCGGCCCTGACAATAGTACATACGAAACAAATTCATCCACAGAAATCACATAACAATTAAAAAACTAAGCAACAATCTCACTTCTAAAATCCTAGGATCATGTTTggatttcatataaaaaaattaaaaagaaaactctTCCTTTAAtaacaaataagataagataacccaaatccaaatacaaataacgaattgtAAACAAAGAAAGAAACTTTACCTTGAGCAAAGTAATTCCATCTAAATTTACTGATTCCACACTGTGTTTGACGGAAGAATGAACCTATTTGGATGAAAAAAATCCCCTTTGAAGAAACGGCACCATTTCAAAGCAACCgttataaagaaacaaaagaaggaagaaaaccTCAGAGGGGAGAACTTCAACGCAAGGAGGAGGAGGTATAGAAGGTGCTTGTTGTGCAGGATCGTCGAAAATTCCAAAACCAGAAGCGGTGGAAGAGAATAATTGAAACGTTTCGAAACTTGGTTTCTGAACATTCTAAGAGAAATGATATTACAGCAATAATAATGATAGTAATCAGAGTAAGTGCAACgcatgaattgaattgaattaagtTGAGTGGTATGAAGAAGGAGTTATGAATTGAATAGTGACCTCAGAGTTTGAGTTGGTAGCCGCCATTTGTTGAGCTTCTTCAGTGATACCACAGTAGCTGGCGCGGTTCTGCTAAATAGAAAtgcttttattaaaaatttagagtCAATTTCCGTCCGATCTCTGACAATTATTTCGAAAGCACAACGAGGTCtctaaaaaaatatctaatccgacttttgatattttttttgggACTCATTAATTTCtatgacaaaaaaattaatattaatgttTTTTGGCACAGAAATTTTTTcgtgactaatttttttttatagaggTAGAAGTGATGATATAtcttaatattgtaattttttgtgttttttaaaactgTAAAAGTAGACAAATCGAAGGATCCGATTTCTGtacctaaaattttttaattttttttaaacacaaatcgaacGGTCCAATTTGTGAAGATTTGTGTACCTTtcacaaatcggatggtccgatttgtgtatcTCTCACaaatcggacagtccgatttCTGCTTTTCTAGTTAAACGATTCCATATATGAGTATAACACCCTAACAatctacatttaaaaaaaataccactACTacttcaatattaaaaataaaaaatttaaattttgttgtctttttaaaataattgtcaggaatcaaattgaatttttttttgtcaaaaattttgTCTTTCGAAATAATTATTAAAGactgttttaaatttttctcTATATAAGAGACCTCCTTCTTGAGTGTACACTGACACTcgaacaaaatattttaaaacgtcTTTTAATAAGAATATTTCATCCTATTAAtcaattagattattatatattaaatttttaatatacgatataaattaaaaatgttattattattaaaaaatattattatattttaaaattattattttaattttaatattaatttttaatttatttaaaattaaatttttaataaaaattttattagaggATTATTCTTCAAAGAAATCGATCTTAAAAAAATCAATCTCTAGTCATTATCCATCTGATACCTACACTGGTcatgaaagaaattaatttctagTCTACTAAAAAACAAGATCTTGTTTTTGAAATAATCGTAAGTCATATtagtcttttttttatttgaaaaaatagtttcatTAGTCCAAAATTTTGGAAACATTtgaaaaaaagtacaaaaaaacTTTTTTTGTGAAATCATATAAATCAGAAGTGTAAACTTCGAAACAAGCATAGAATAAATCGTCAACTTTTTACATAatcataataaatataattttaagacTCAAATTTTATGGTAAAGTTTTGTGTGTGAAAAAAAGTCGTCTTCACTTAGAAAAGGTTAAcacttttaagttttttattttggaGTATGTGGAAGAAAGGAGCGCGGGCGGCGCAACATGTGAAGGAGAGAGATAGTGGGTAACACgaatgaagaatgaagaaggaagcgGGAGAAAGGTGATGGtggaaagagataaaaaaaaaaaaaaaaaaaaaagagaaatgtaaaAGGGATTAGAGTTAGGGTTACCataaggttaaaattaaaatttaatgaaaaaagaaggaaCAAAAGTGAAAAGTTATGTGTCTTAAGAGTTGTGTTTTAGGATAAAGAAGAGATACTAAAGACACGTATTTGAGTATAGTTAATTGGTATTTCATAATTGTTTTGGTATAACTAAGTTGGATTAGTTTAGTAGTTAACTCACTAGTTTTCTTAAACAAGTGTtaaaaagtttgaattttattttgtgcatGAAATAATTTATTGGATAGCGACAAACCTTTAAATAAAGCGTCGATTCACGATGAATTAATCATTAACTTGTTAGGTTGGAGAATATGTGGAGGAAGAATTGTTTTGGTATTTATTTTGAcaattaatctttttttatatacacattTATTTTAATAGACAACCTAATGGTTGATTTTGTTAATATCTTTTGAAAGGAGTAAGGTTGAAATAGTTAGAATCGATAGTTAGAATCTGTTTATAGTTGATAAAGACAGTTAGGAGTAGCCTGTATAGTAGGTAATCAGTCATAGCACTTGTAGAGCATATATAAGAAGAATAACTCTCTCACTGTAATAATATACAATAATAATACACTTACACTCTAGAAGTCTCTCTCATACTTTTtcgggataagtattgttttggtccctcacgttgagggtcggaatcgaacccgtccccgatctaattttcgatttagaatcatccttaacgttttttttttcgtattaaaatcgtcctttttaatttttattcctaaactacccttcctttttaataaaatttaaaaaattaaaaaaaaataaaacacagtTAGGGTGGGGGGAGGGGAGACAGGGAGGGAAAGACCGGGGGTGGGGTGGGGTGGATGGTGGTGGGAAGGGGAGACCGGAGGgtgggggagggggaaggggagaggGGAGACCGAAGGGTGGGGGAGGGGGAGACCGGGGGTGAGGTGGGGTGGATGGTGGTGGGAAGGGGAGACCGAAGGGTGGGGGAGGGGGAGACCGGGGGTGAGgtgggggtggggtgggggtggATGGTGGTGGGAAGGGGAGACCGGAGGGGTGGGGGAGGGGGGAAGGGGAGACGGAGACGGGGAGGGGGAGAGGGGAAGGGGAGGAGGGGGGTAGGGGAGGGGGAGGCGGGAAggggttttatttttttgttttaattttttaaattttattaaaaaggaagggtagtttaggaataaaaattaaaaaggacgattttaatacgaaaaaaaaaacgttaaggatgattctaaatcgaaaattagatcgGGGACGggttcgattctgaccctcaacgtgagagaccaaaacaatacttatccctactTTTTCTCTGTTCTTACACTATAGTTGGGGTCTTATATCTTTGATGGTATCAGAGGTTCAAATCCACAGCAATGGCGAAATCAAAAAGTAAAAAAGTTCAAGCGTTCACTAATCCAATAAGAATCAAACTCGATGGAGATAACTTCTTGCCATGAAAAGATCAGGTTGAAGGCACCGTTGAAGGATATGAACTAATAatagaagaagataagaagaatggAAAGCTATTGGCAGAGTACAAGATTTGGGAAAGACAAGATACGCTAGTGAAAACATGGCTTCTTGCATCGATAACTCCCTCACTCATAGCTAGAATGGTTGGATGCACATACCCTCATAAGATTTGGAAAATGTTAGAGACATTCTTTGCTTCACAAAGTAggacaaaagaaaattaattgaGAATAAGTTGAGCAACATCAAGAAAAAAGGCGCAATGTGTGAATATTTGTTGGAAATAAAGAGAACAGTGGATGCGTTAATTTCAACAGAAATTCATATGAATGAAACAGAATGTGTGAATGCGATCTTGAGAGGGTTGTCTGAAGAGTACAACCCATTTATTACAATGCTCAATGCAAGGGAAACTCCAGTTACAGTAGATGTTTTTGAATTTATGCTTCTTGCTCAAGAGGAGTGCGTTGAGAAATTTAGAAGGTCAAAATTCATGGTGCAAGAAGATGTAGCATAAAGAAGGTACAACAGTGAAGGATTTGGTAGAGAAAATAGTGGACATTGAAGCCCAGTGATGGTTATAATAGAAGAACCGGTAGAggttatatgaataataataataataatagttaccaGAATTTTCGAGGCAGAGGTAGAAGTTATGGTGCCTCAAGAGGAAGAGGCAGATCTTTTCAAGAAAGGCCTACATGTCAAGTGTGTTAAAAGTTTGGCCACTCAGCTTTGGAATGTTGGCATAGGTTCAATAAAGAATTCGCTGGTTTTGGCTCGCACTTTAAAACTGAAGCAAATCTTACAACCACAGATGCATTTGGGGCTCCTTCAACGGTGTTTGATCCAAATTGGTACCCTGATTCAGGCGCCACACACCATATGACTCCAGATGCTTCTCAGTTCACAGAGTGTCATCCATATAGAGGCAGTGAGCAAGTGCAAGTTAGGAATGGTAACTCTTTACACATTGCAAATATTGGTAGCTCTTTACTTAAGCCATTTTCTACTTCAAACTATTTTAAACTGAAAAGACTTATGCATGTCCCAGATTTAACCAAGAATCTACTTAGTGTTCATAAATTTGTGTGTGATAATAATGTTTGGATTGAATTTCACCCTAATACTTGTTATGTAAAATGTCAGGATTCCAAGGAAACACTTCTCCAAGAAATTGTTGATCATGACGTCTACGCATTTGGACCAAATCACAAAAACTTACCTGCTGCACATATCACCACTGTCAAAGAGAATGCTAATTTTCGACTTTGGCACCTAAGATTAGGTCACCCCTTTAATAATGTCTTGGCATGAGTCTTTAAGTCTTGCGATATTCCCTTTAAAGTTCCTGATTTGTTTTGTAATTCTTGTTGTATCGGGAAGTTTCAACAACTCCCCTTTCCTATTTTCACATCTAGATATCATAATCTATTAGAGTATACACATATATTTGGGGACCCTCTCCGATTCCATCAATAAATGGTTCTCGTTATTACATTCACTTTTTTTATGCATATTCTAAATTCACTTGGATATACTTATTGCACCACAAATCACAAGTATGTGCAATCTTTATGTAGCT harbors:
- the LOC112740955 gene encoding uncharacterized protein isoform X2 — its product is MAATNSNSEKPSFETFQLFSSTASGFGIFDDPAQQAPSIPPPPCVEVLPSEVHSSVKHSVESVNLDGITLLKGRVNTQQVFGLSNSDLVPGKYEGGLKLWEGSLDLIKALRCDIKSGLISFGGKRVLELGCGHGLPGIFALFEGAAAVHFQDFNAEVLRCLTIPNLNSNLSNKSHPLSSNLTNCDKIDVHFYAGDWNEVDKLLPYVATHVEDNQNAGYDFILMAETVYSINSLQNLYNLIKKCLRHPDGTLYFAAKKYYFGVGGGTRRFLSVVEKDGVMASSLVAEITDGSSNVREVWRLKPKEYHPSFSCCSCLYCCWFPWNVRFYWDLEKGKSQPMWLQGSKIQYR
- the LOC112740955 gene encoding uncharacterized protein isoform X6, which codes for MAATNSNSEKPSFETFQLFSSTASGFGIFDDPAQQAPSIPPPPCVEVLPSEVHSSVKHSVESVNLDGITLLKGRVNTQQVFGLSNSDLVPGKYEGGLKLWEGSLDLIKALRCDIKSGLISFGGKRVLELGCGHGLPGIFALFEGAAAVHFQDFNAEVLRCLTIPNLNSNLSNKSHPLSSNLTNCDKIDVHFYAGDWNEVDKLLPYVATHVEDNQNAGYDFILMAETVYSINSLQNLYNLIKKCLRHPDGTLYFAAKKYYFGVGGGTRRFLSVVEKDGVMASSLVAEITDGSSNVREVWRLKPK
- the LOC112740955 gene encoding uncharacterized protein isoform X3 — its product is MAATNSNSENVQKPSFETFQLFSSTASGFGIFDDPAQQAPSIPPPPCVEVLPSEVHSSVKHSVESVNLDGITLLKGRVNTQQVFGLSNSDLVPGKYEGGLKLWEGSLDLIKALRCDIKSGLISFGGKRVLELGCGHGLPGIFALFEGAAAVHFQDFNAEVLRCLTIPNLNSNLSNKSHPLSSNLTNCDKIDVHFYAGDWNEVDKLLPYVATHVEDNQNAGYDFILMAETVYSINSLQNLYNLIKKCLRHPDGTLYFAAKKYYFGVGGGTRRFLSVVEKDGVMASSLVAEITDGSSNVREVWRLKPKIWRKEKANPCGFKEAKSSIDDSSIAKAP
- the LOC112740955 gene encoding uncharacterized protein isoform X1 translates to MAATNSNSENVQKPSFETFQLFSSTASGFGIFDDPAQQAPSIPPPPCVEVLPSEVHSSVKHSVESVNLDGITLLKGRVNTQQVFGLSNSDLVPGKYEGGLKLWEGSLDLIKALRCDIKSGLISFGGKRVLELGCGHGLPGIFALFEGAAAVHFQDFNAEVLRCLTIPNLNSNLSNKSHPLSSNLTNCDKIDVHFYAGDWNEVDKLLPYVATHVEDNQNAGYDFILMAETVYSINSLQNLYNLIKKCLRHPDGTLYFAAKKYYFGVGGGTRRFLSVVEKDGVMASSLVAEITDGSSNVREVWRLKPKEYHPSFSCCSCLYCCWFPWNVRFYWDLEKGKSQPMWLQGSKIQYR
- the LOC112740955 gene encoding uncharacterized protein isoform X5, which codes for MAATNSNSENVQKPSFETFQLFSSTASGFGIFDDPAQQAPSIPPPPCVEVLPSEVHSSVKHSVESVNLDGITLLKGRVNTQQVFGLSNSDLVPGKYEGGLKLWEGSLDLIKALRCDIKSGLISFGGKRVLELGCGHGLPGIFALFEGAAAVHFQDFNAEVLRCLTIPNLNSNLSNKSHPLSSNLTNCDKIDVHFYAGDWNEVDKLLPYVATHVEDNQNAGYDFILMAETVYSINSLQNLYNLIKKCLRHPDGTLYFAAKKYYFGVGGGTRRFLSVVEKDGVMASSLVAEITDGSSNVREVWRLKPK
- the LOC112740955 gene encoding uncharacterized protein isoform X4, which encodes MAATNSNSEKPSFETFQLFSSTASGFGIFDDPAQQAPSIPPPPCVEVLPSEVHSSVKHSVESVNLDGITLLKGRVNTQQVFGLSNSDLVPGKYEGGLKLWEGSLDLIKALRCDIKSGLISFGGKRVLELGCGHGLPGIFALFEGAAAVHFQDFNAEVLRCLTIPNLNSNLSNKSHPLSSNLTNCDKIDVHFYAGDWNEVDKLLPYVATHVEDNQNAGYDFILMAETVYSINSLQNLYNLIKKCLRHPDGTLYFAAKKYYFGVGGGTRRFLSVVEKDGVMASSLVAEITDGSSNVREVWRLKPKIWRKEKANPCGFKEAKSSIDDSSIAKAP